One stretch of Streptomyces sp. 135 DNA includes these proteins:
- a CDS encoding DivIVA domain-containing protein, which translates to MPLTPEDVRNKQFTTVRLREGYDEDEVDAFLDEVEAELTRLLRENEDLRAKLAAATRAAAQNQQQGGMRKGPDGPQDQRGPGAPVPAAISGPQPVPPQQMGGPMGGPPQLPGGAPQLPAGPSGHGQQHGQQGGPQGPGPMGQGPMGGPMGGPMGGGPMGGPQMPQPGQGPGGDSAARVLSLAQQTADQAIAEARSEANKIVGEARSRAEGLERDARAKADALERDAQEKHRVAMGSLESARATLERKVEDLRGFEREYRTRLKSYLESQLRQLETQADDSLAPPRTPATASLPPSPAPSMAPAGAGAPSYGGNQSMGGGNQQGGGPSYGGQQQMSPAMTQPMAPVRPQGQQPMQQAPSPMRGFLIDEDDN; encoded by the coding sequence ATGCCGTTGACCCCCGAGGACGTGCGGAACAAGCAGTTCACGACCGTCCGCCTCCGAGAAGGCTATGACGAGGACGAGGTCGATGCCTTCCTCGATGAGGTCGAAGCCGAACTGACTCGCCTGCTCCGCGAGAACGAGGATCTGCGCGCCAAGCTGGCCGCCGCCACCCGCGCCGCTGCTCAGAACCAGCAGCAGGGCGGTATGCGCAAGGGTCCCGACGGGCCGCAGGACCAGCGAGGTCCGGGTGCTCCGGTGCCCGCCGCTATATCGGGACCGCAGCCGGTCCCGCCGCAGCAGATGGGTGGCCCCATGGGTGGCCCGCCTCAGCTGCCCGGCGGCGCACCGCAGCTGCCCGCAGGTCCCAGCGGACATGGCCAGCAGCACGGCCAGCAGGGTGGTCCGCAGGGCCCCGGCCCGATGGGTCAGGGCCCGATGGGCGGCCCCATGGGTGGTCCCATGGGTGGCGGCCCGATGGGTGGTCCGCAGATGCCGCAGCCCGGTCAGGGCCCCGGTGGCGACAGCGCCGCCCGCGTGCTGTCCCTTGCGCAGCAGACCGCCGACCAGGCGATCGCGGAGGCCCGTTCCGAGGCCAACAAGATCGTCGGCGAGGCCCGTTCGCGCGCCGAGGGCCTCGAGCGTGACGCCCGTGCCAAGGCCGACGCCCTGGAGCGGGACGCGCAGGAGAAGCACCGTGTCGCGATGGGCTCCCTGGAGTCCGCTCGCGCCACGCTGGAGCGCAAGGTCGAGGACCTGCGCGGCTTCGAGCGCGAGTACCGCACGCGTCTGAAGTCGTACCTGGAGTCGCAGCTGCGCCAGCTGGAGACGCAGGCCGACGACTCGCTGGCCCCGCCGCGTACGCCTGCCACCGCCTCGCTGCCGCCGTCCCCGGCGCCGTCGATGGCTCCGGCCGGCGCGGGTGCCCCGTCCTACGGCGGCAACCAGTCGATGGGTGGCGGCAACCAGCAGGGCGGCGGTCCGTCCTACGGCGGCCAGCAGCAGATGTCGCCGGCGATGACCCAGCCGATGGCGCCGGTGCGGCCGCAGGGCCAGCAGCCGATGCAGCAGGCTCCGTCGCCGATGCGTGGTTTCCTCATCGACGAGGACGACAACTGA